The following are encoded together in the Humulus lupulus chromosome 5, drHumLupu1.1, whole genome shotgun sequence genome:
- the LOC133777746 gene encoding tRNA (carboxymethyluridine(34)-5-O)-methyltransferase isoform X1 produces MVCDFVRARASKNIYLPVDNFCLPIAKFSKVCHLGYLGTMRDIKVRGTSSLCPTTVSDGESQVPQSELIMDSQTSSLGVKLTPEIEKKFVHCVYDAIAPHFSSTRYAKWPKVAAFLSSLASGSLILDAGCGNGKYLGLNPDCFFIGCDISYPLIKICADRGSEVLVADAVNLPYRTDFGDAAISIAVLHHLSTESRRKKAIEELVRVVKKGGLVLITVWAAEQEDRSLLAKWTPLNQKYVAEWIGPGSPRDRNSPSPFKLESIPETEEKNLRQVKDSKEITSRSEDDYVASDDARNFNNQQEYFVPWHLPYHRAEVSGASACAVENGFAKKDDKKGAVVYNRYYHVFSEGELERLVVGMENAVVVDRFFDKSNWCIVLQKTS; encoded by the exons ATGGTCTGTGATTTTGTAAGAGCTAGAGCTAGTAAAAACATTTATCTGCCTGTGGATAACTTCTGCCTACCCATTGCCAAATTCAGTAAAGTCTGTCACTTGGGATATTTAGGTACCATGAGAGATATCAAAGTGAGAGGAACTTCTAGCCTGTGTCCTACTACTGTATCCGATGGAGAATCTCAAGTACCACAATCTGAGTTAATCATGGACAGTCAGACATCGTCCCTTGGTGTGAAACTAACTCCTGAAATAGAAAAGAAGTTTGTTCATTGCGTTTATGATGCCATAGCACCCCATTTCAGCTCCACCCGATATGCCAAGTGGCCAAAAGTTGCTGCTTTTTTGTCATCCTTGGCCTCTGGATCTCTTATCCTTGATGCTGGATGTGGCAATGGGAAGTACTTGGGATTGAATCCTGATTGTTTCTTTATAGGATGTGATATAAGCTATCCCCTTATAAAGATCTGTGCAGATAGAGGGAGTGAAGTTTTGGTGGCAGATGCTGTAAATCTTCCATACAGGACTGATTTTGGTGATGCTGCAATCTCCATAGCTGTGTTACATCATCTAAGTACAGAGAGTAGGAGAAAGAAAGCAATTGAAGAACTTGTCAGAGTTGTGAAAAAGGGTGGTCTAGTTCTGATAACGGTTTGGGCTGCAGAGCAAGAGGATAGATCATTGCTTGCTAAATGGACTCCACTTAACCAAAAGTATGTGGCAGAGTGGATAGGTCCTGGCAGTCCTCGCGATCGTAATAGTCCTTCACCCTTCAAATTGGAAAGTATTCCTGAAACTGAGGAGAAGAATTTAAGACAAGTAAAAGATTCCAAGGAAATAACTTCTCGAAGTGAAGATGATTATGTAGCTTCTGATGATGCAAGAAATTTCAATAATCAACAAGAGTATTTTGTCCCTTGGCACTTGCCTTATCATCGGGCTGAAGTCAGCGGCGCTTCTGCTTGTGCTGTCGAAAATGGCTTTGCTAAGAAAGATGATAAAAAGGGTGCTGTAGTATACAATCGATATTACCATGTCTTCAGCGAAGGCGAGCTTGAAAG ATTAGTAGTTGGCATGGAGAATGCAGTTGTTGTTGACCGGTTTTTCGACAAATCCAACTGGTGCATCGTTCTTCAAAAGACATCATGA
- the LOC133777746 gene encoding tRNA (carboxymethyluridine(34)-5-O)-methyltransferase isoform X2: MRDIKVRGTSSLCPTTVSDGESQVPQSELIMDSQTSSLGVKLTPEIEKKFVHCVYDAIAPHFSSTRYAKWPKVAAFLSSLASGSLILDAGCGNGKYLGLNPDCFFIGCDISYPLIKICADRGSEVLVADAVNLPYRTDFGDAAISIAVLHHLSTESRRKKAIEELVRVVKKGGLVLITVWAAEQEDRSLLAKWTPLNQKYVAEWIGPGSPRDRNSPSPFKLESIPETEEKNLRQVKDSKEITSRSEDDYVASDDARNFNNQQEYFVPWHLPYHRAEVSGASACAVENGFAKKDDKKGAVVYNRYYHVFSEGELERLVVGMENAVVVDRFFDKSNWCIVLQKTS, encoded by the exons ATGAGAGATATCAAAGTGAGAGGAACTTCTAGCCTGTGTCCTACTACTGTATCCGATGGAGAATCTCAAGTACCACAATCTGAGTTAATCATGGACAGTCAGACATCGTCCCTTGGTGTGAAACTAACTCCTGAAATAGAAAAGAAGTTTGTTCATTGCGTTTATGATGCCATAGCACCCCATTTCAGCTCCACCCGATATGCCAAGTGGCCAAAAGTTGCTGCTTTTTTGTCATCCTTGGCCTCTGGATCTCTTATCCTTGATGCTGGATGTGGCAATGGGAAGTACTTGGGATTGAATCCTGATTGTTTCTTTATAGGATGTGATATAAGCTATCCCCTTATAAAGATCTGTGCAGATAGAGGGAGTGAAGTTTTGGTGGCAGATGCTGTAAATCTTCCATACAGGACTGATTTTGGTGATGCTGCAATCTCCATAGCTGTGTTACATCATCTAAGTACAGAGAGTAGGAGAAAGAAAGCAATTGAAGAACTTGTCAGAGTTGTGAAAAAGGGTGGTCTAGTTCTGATAACGGTTTGGGCTGCAGAGCAAGAGGATAGATCATTGCTTGCTAAATGGACTCCACTTAACCAAAAGTATGTGGCAGAGTGGATAGGTCCTGGCAGTCCTCGCGATCGTAATAGTCCTTCACCCTTCAAATTGGAAAGTATTCCTGAAACTGAGGAGAAGAATTTAAGACAAGTAAAAGATTCCAAGGAAATAACTTCTCGAAGTGAAGATGATTATGTAGCTTCTGATGATGCAAGAAATTTCAATAATCAACAAGAGTATTTTGTCCCTTGGCACTTGCCTTATCATCGGGCTGAAGTCAGCGGCGCTTCTGCTTGTGCTGTCGAAAATGGCTTTGCTAAGAAAGATGATAAAAAGGGTGCTGTAGTATACAATCGATATTACCATGTCTTCAGCGAAGGCGAGCTTGAAAG ATTAGTAGTTGGCATGGAGAATGCAGTTGTTGTTGACCGGTTTTTCGACAAATCCAACTGGTGCATCGTTCTTCAAAAGACATCATGA